Proteins encoded by one window of Torulaspora delbrueckii CBS 1146 chromosome 2, complete genome:
- the TDEL0B04420 gene encoding NAD-dependent succinate-semialdehyde dehydrogenase codes for MLRCSSSLVRKKVSVRFIRPISNSFNDPDLFRTRAFINGEWIEKTESFEVINPSTQEVIGQISSCGKEDYQFAVKSAKEAFQRYRYTTPGERSQILYNIYELTCTNREDLARLVTLETGKPYHNSLGEVDYTASTFKWFAEEANRIYGSLLSATSSIDRQMFHIKRPLGVVGIMTSWNSPSAMVARKLAPALAAGNACIIRPAHETPLSALALCWLCEQAGLPAGVCNILPTKTSKEVGRYLCESSQVKKLFYSGTPDLGKLLLKLCASECETIKKFSMELGGNAPFIVMEDAEIDRALDGIIDFKFGQYAQTCANRIFVQEKIYDLFATRLAERIEEVFHLGDGFDQGVTHGPLINTHTVEQVSALVGKAKQSGARVLTGGSRASALGPLFYRPTILADVDASMEIFHKQLFGPVASLIKFKDTSDVFRMANNVESAPAGFLYTNNIKKAYLVATELKAGMIGINTCEISNSAISSAGTGQGVAKFGIEEYTETKSIVLEP; via the coding sequence ATGCTtcgttgttcttcatcactggTCAGGAAGAAAGTATCTGTAAGATTTATAAGGCCCATTTCGAATTCATTCAATGATCCAGACTTGTTCAGAACTAGAGCATTTATCAATGGAGAGTGGATAGAGAAGACCGAATCCTTTGAGGTTATCAATCCATCAACGCAGGAAGTGATTGGGCAGATCTCTAGTTGTGGCAAAGAAGACTATCAGTTTGCAGTTAAGTCAGCTAAGGAAGCATTCCAAAGATACCGTTATACAACACCTGGTGAAAGGTCCCAAATCTTATACAATATCTATGAGCTAACTTGTACCAATAGAGAGGATCTCGCAAGGTTAGTTACGTTGGAAACGGGAAAACCTTATCACAATTCTCTTGGCGAAGTAGACTACACTGCAAGTACTTTCAAATGgtttgctgaagaagcCAATAGGATATATGGATCCCTACTCTCAGCTacctcttcaattgatagaCAGATGTTCCATATTAAAAGACCATTGGGGGTAGTTGGGATCATGACTTCGTGGAACTCACCTAGTGCTATGGTCGCTCGAAAACTGGCTCCGGCACTAGCAGCAGGAAATGCATGTATAATACGTCCAGCTCATGAGACACCTCTGAGTGCACTGGCACTCTGCTGGTTATGCGAACAAGCCGGTCTTCCTGCTGGTGTGTGTAACATATTGCCAACGAAAACTTCTAAAGAGGTTGGGAGATACCTTTGTGAGAGTTCACAAGTTAAGAAGCTTTTCTACTCAGGGACCCCAGATCTCGGGAAGTTATTGCTGAAGCTATGTGCATCGGAGTGTGAAACCATCAAAAAATTCTCTATGGAGCTTGGAGGTAATGCACCATTTATTGTTATGGAAGATGCCGAAATTGATAGGGCTCTGGACGGCATAATCGACTTCAAGTTTGGTCAATATGCGCAAACTTGTGCTAacagaatttttgttcaagaaaagatctATGATCTCTTCGCGACTAGACTCGCTGAACGTATAGAAGAAGTATTTCATTTGGGCGACGGATTTGATCAAGGTGTAACCCATGGCCCATTGATAAACACTCATACGGTGGAGCAAGTTTCTGCCTTAGTTGGAAAGGCGAAACAAAGTGGTGCCCGTGTTCTCACTGGTGGCTCTAGAGCAAGCGCTCTTGGTCCTTTATTTTACCGTCCCACAATCCTGGCAGATGTAGATGCTTCTATGGAGATATTTCATAAGCAGCTTTTCGGACCTGTCGCATCACTGATTAAATTCAAGGACACCAGCGATGTGTTTCGAATGGCTAACAATGTGGAATCTGCGCCAGCCGGATTCTTGTATACAaacaatatcaagaaagcttATCTCGTTGCTACGGAGTTGAAAGCCGGCATGATAGGCATAAACACATGCGAGATCAGTAACAGCGCTATCTCGTCAGCTGGAACTGGCCAAGGTGTTGCgaaatttggaattgaagaatacaCCGAAACCAAATCGATTGTATTGGAGCCATAG
- the TDEL0B04410 gene encoding uncharacterized protein (ancestral locus Anc_8.169), with protein MSGVSASEYLSQQQELEDEARKLMPWDPKSCTYEKGALRQQVFACRSHGKIGVCYSCSIQCHTKCDIVELFTKRCFTCDCGTERDTQESETGFKCQLRRNTEADIPSLQNVYGHNFEGLFCSCNKEYDPDSSAVMLQCVQGTECNEDWYHDYCIVGKDEGKTEAKAKGEEILAEGMPPLDTFDAYICWKCVSKYEYYFKRILSHPLSDKIVAHKIAHMALKSETSLNDNRKRSIEASEENQGEYSLFLKDDYSEQLKKLKDSLDKDNDKLYLFLNDLVPFLLKDEPVYEEPEEVEPSADELVSQMLQNAVDRDQVIAGISAFHTMKTRLSEYLKPFAETGQVVRKEDINDFFDTKKN; from the coding sequence ATGTCGGGTGTGAGTGCATCAGAGTATCTTTCTCAACAGCAGGAACTCGAGGATGAAGCAAGGAAGTTGATGCCTTGGGATCCTAAATCGTGTACTTATGAGAAAGGTGCGCTAAGACAGCAGGTATTCGCTTGTCGCTCCCACGGTAAAATTGGAGTCTGCTATTCATGCTCGATACAATGTCATACCAAATGTGATATAGTGGAATTGTTTACAAAGAGATGCTTTACGTGCGATTGCGGAACTGAAAGGGACACGCAAGAAAGTGAGACTGGGTTCAAATGCCAGTTGAGGAGGAATACAGAAGCAGATATTCCATCGTTGCAGAATGTCTACGGCCATAATTTCGAGGGACTCTTTTGCAGTTGTAATAAGGAGTATGATCCAGATTCGAGCGCTGTGATGTTACAATGCGTACAGGGAACAGAGTGTAACGAAGATTGGTATCATGACTATTGCATTGTGggaaaagatgaaggaaAAACCGAGGCGAAGGCCAAGGGAGAAGAGATCTTGGCGGAAGGAATGCCACCCTTGGATACCTTTGACGCTTACATATGCTGGAAATGTGTGTCAAAATATGAATACTACTTCAAGAGAATACTGTCCCATCCACTTTCTGACAAGATCGTTGCGCACAAGATAGCACATATGGCATTGAAAAGTGAAACTTCACTAAATGACAACAGAAAAAGATCCATCGAGGCTAGCGAGGAGAATCAAGGCGAATACTCgttgttcttgaaagatgacTATTCGGAGCAGCTAAAAAAACTGAAGGATTCTTTGGACAAAGATAATGATAAGTTGTATTTATTTCTCAATGACTTGGTTCCatttctgttgaaagatgagcCAGTTTACGAAGAGccagaagaagttgaaccAAGTGCAGACGAATTAGTTAGTCAGATGTTACAAAATGCTGTTGATAGGGATCAGGTCATAGCTGGAATATCGGCCTTCCATACAATGAAAACAAGACTTAGCGAATACTTGAAGCCATTCGCTGAAACAGGACAAGTTGTgagaaaagaagatatcAATGACTTCTTTGACACCAAAAAAAACTAA
- the POP8 gene encoding ribonuclease P (similar to Saccharomyces cerevisiae POP8 (YBL018C); ancestral locus Anc_8.164) — MKQQPARKNFKEWHFFKLKLNFEDPDLEQEIKLDTMTWKQWINNSLKRTHGLFGEGIEYSFLNHDSDLAYLKVGYHDKDTFSSAVSTYISSDELVGCPLFATILQETSNLKSLEVGQDDEIWLKRAIESEDEDHLSD, encoded by the exons ATGAAGCAACAACCTGCTAGAAAGAATTTTAAGGAATGGcacttcttcaagctcaagcT AAACTTTGAGGACCCAGAccttgaacaagaaattaaGCTAGATACTATGACCTGGAAACAGTGGATCAATAATTCGCTGAAAAGAACCCATGGCCTTTTCGGTGAAGGAATTGAGTATTCATTTTTGAATCATGATTCAGATCTGGCTTATCTGAAAGTTGGCTATCACGACAAAGATACCTTCTCATCTGCCGTGAGTACTTATATATCTAGTGACGAACTAGTTGGCTGCCCTTTGTTTGCGACTATATTACAAGAGACATCAAATTTAAAATCCTTAGAAGTTGGTCAAGATGACGAAATTTGGTTGAaaagagccattgaaagtgaagatgaagatcaCCTCTCCGATTAG
- the HAP3 gene encoding Hap3p (similar to Saccharomyces cerevisiae HAP3 (YBL021C); ancestral locus Anc_8.167), giving the protein MGRSGSDISSAAEPVNAKDELDKTARQNQYVTELREQDRWLPINNVSRLMKNTLPVTAKVSKDAKECMQECVSEFISFVTSEASDRCSSDKRKTINGEDILISMHALGFENYAEVLKIYLAKYRQQQALKNQMWYEEDESPADKPDSAKQESQQDEAT; this is encoded by the coding sequence ATGGGTCGCAGTGGGAGTGACATAAGTTCAGCCGCTGAACCTGTAAACGCGAAGGATGAGCTGGATAAAACCGCAAGACAGAATCAATACGTGACAGAACTACGAGAACAGGATCGATGGCTTCCGATCAACAATGTCTCGAGattaatgaaaaatacACTTCCAGTAACGGCAAAGGTCTCTAAGGATGCAAAAGAATGTATGCAGGAATGTGTTAGTGAGTTTATCTCTTTCGTTACCAGCGAAGCCAGTGATCGATGCTCTTCCGATAAGAGAAAAACTATTAATGGTGAAGATATCCTAATATCAATGCATGCacttggatttgaaaactATGCTGAAGTTTTAAAGATTTACCTGGCTAAATACAGGCAGCAACaggctttgaagaaccagaTGTGGTACGAAGAGGATGAGAGCCCGGCAGATAAGCCTGATTCTGCAAAACAGGAATCCCAACAAGATGAGGCTACTTAG
- the PIM1 gene encoding ATP-dependent Lon protease PIM1 (similar to Saccharomyces cerevisiae PIM1 (YBL022C); ancestral locus Anc_8.168), giving the protein MITRRASIAVRKALRRHCTLKSSEIVSINVVGRRFASSVSGQSAHFPVADLPSSTDHWKRYQLQLQNTQMQDELKNLEKVWLENMIKCENDQVPKNKQDKEEGEVPKEENDKDKGKQEQDEVEKSETENKSVENNSHSSSAAGGNSSSSPPSDNGDNGDGNHNGKNKKQILPEVYPQMLALPISRRPLFPGFYKAVVISDERVMKAIKEMLDRQQPYIGAFMLKNSDSDSDVIHDVSEVHEVGVFAQITSAFPSKDEKSGTETMTALLYPHRRIKIDELILPAKPISEEQEAEISEDVEAKQESEQVEKETQSDEAAINTEKTVATKEETALDTLEDEDEDLNPTDFLRKYDVSLVNVYNLEDEPFDRKSPVINALTSEILKVFKDISQLNTMFREQIATFSASIQSATTNIFEEPARLADFAAAVSAGEEEELQDILESLNIEQRLEKSLLVLKKELMNAELQNKISKDVETKIQKRQREYYLMEQLKGIKRELGIDDGRDKMIESFKEKIEKLQLPEGVRKVFDEEVNKLATLETSMSEFGVIRNYLDWITSLPWGITSKEQYSIPRAKKILDEDHYGMKDVKDRILEFIAVGKLLGKVDGKILCFVGPPGVGKTSIGKSIARSLNRQFFRFSVGGLTDVAEIKGHRRTYIGALPGRVIQALKKCQTQNPLILIDEIDKIGHAGIHGDPSAALLEVLDPEQNNNFLDNYLDIPIDLSKVLFVCTANTLDTIPRPLLDRMEVIELTGYVAEEKVKIAEQYLAPNAKTTAGLENTNVELTEDAIKVLMKRYCRESGVRNLKKHIEKIYRKAALNVVKQLSIEDTPRPDEVTEEGKAVKKDNKNDEKVDGIEVEKTNDSEEALKIPDTVKLEITADNLKDYVGPPVYTTDRLYETTPPGVVMGLAWTSMGGCSLYVESVLEQPLHDCKQASFERTGQLGDVMKESSRLAYSFSKMFLSKKFPENRFFEKASIHLHCPEGATPKDGPSAGVTMATSFLSLALDKPIDPAVAMTGELTLTGKVLRIGGLREKAVAAKRSGAKTIIFPKDNLSDWEELPDHVKEGLDHLAADWYEDVFQRLFSGVSNTEGNTVWKSEFEKIDAKKDKSD; this is encoded by the coding sequence ATGATTACAAGGAGAGCTTCGATAGCGGTTAGGAAAGCTCTTAGACGCCATTgcactttgaaaagttccGAGATTGTTAGTATCAATGTAGTGGGGAGGAGGTTTGCGAGTTCAGTTTCCGGCCAAAGTGCTCATTTTCCTGTGGCTGATCTACCGTCCAGTACCGACCATTGGAAACGATATCAACTACAGTTGCAAAATACTCAGATGCAAGATGAACTGAAGAACTTAGAGAAAGTATGGCTCGAAAACATGATCAAGTGTGAAAACGACCAGGTACCTAAGAATAAGCAGGATAAAGAGGAGGGAGAAGTCCCTAAAGAGGAGAATGATAAGGACAAAGGGAAGcaagaacaagatgaagTAGAAAAATCCGAAACTGAAAACAAATCAGTGGAGAATAACAGTCATTCGTCGTCTGCGGCTGGAGGAAACTCATCCAGTTCTCCTCCATCCGACAACGGCGACAACGGCGATGGTAATCATAACGGTAAGAACAAGAAACAAATCTTGCCTGAGGTTTATCCACAGATGTTGGCTCTACCAATTTCAAGACGTCCACTCTTCCCCGGTTTCTATAAGGCCGTCGTAATATCAGACGAGCGAGTTATGAAGGCAATTAAGGAAATGCTCGATCGTCAACAACCTTACATCGGGGCCTTCATGTTAAAAAACTCTGATTCGGATTCAGATGTGATTCATGATGTCAGCGAAGTGCACGAAGTTGGTGTCTTTGCTCAGATAACCAGTGCTTTTCCAAGCAAGGACGAGAAAAGTGGAACAGAGACGATGACCGCTTTACTTTACCCTCACAGAAGGATCAAGATTGATGAGCTGATTCTCCCTGCAAAGCCGATATCAGAGGAGCAGGAGGCAGAGATTTCAGAAGACGTTGAGGCAAAGCAAGAGAGTGAGCAAGTTGAAAAGGAGACTCAGAGTGACGAGGCTGCGATTAATACCGAAAAGACAGTTGCAACTAAGGAAGAAACGGCGCTAGacactttggaagatgaagacgaagatTTAAATCCAACTGACTTTCTCAGAAAATACGACGTCTCGTTAGTCAACGTTTacaatttggaagatgagCCCTTTGATAGAAAATCACCAGTGATAAATGCCTTGACCtcagaaattttgaaagtttttAAAGATATTTCGCAGCTGAACACGATGTTCAGAGAACAGATCGCTACGTTTTCAGCATCGATCCAGTCAGCTACTACTAACATATTCGAAGAGCCAGCGAGATTGGCTGATTTTGCTGCAGCCGTGTCCgctggtgaagaagaggagcTACAAGACATCTTGGAGTCTTTGAACATCGAACAACGTTTGGAAAAGTCTCTGCTAGTCCTTAAAAAGGAGTTGATGAATGCCGAATTGCAAAACAAGATCTCCAAGGATGTCGAGacaaagattcaaaagagacaaagGGAGTACTATCTAATGGAACAGCTCAAAGGAATTAAGAGAGAGTTGGGTATTGACGATGGCCGTGACAAGATGAttgaatccttcaaagaaaaaattgagaaacttCAATTGCCAGAGGGTGTTAGAAAGGTGTTTGACGAAGAGGTCAACAAGCTTGCAACCCTTGAGACTTCCATGTCAGAGTTCGGTGTTATCAGGAACTACTTGGATTGGATCACTTCATTGCCATGGGGTATAACCTCCAAGGAACAATACTCAATCCCAAGGGCTAAAAagattcttgatgaagaccATTACGGAATGAAGGATGTCAAGGATCGGATTTTGGAATTCATTGCCGTCGGTAAGCTTTTAGGCAAAGTGGATGGTAAGATTTTGTGCTTCGTTGGTCCACCCGGTGTGGGGAAAACATCCATTGGTAAATCTATTGCTCGTTCTTTGAATCGTCAGTTTTTCCGTTTCTCTGTCGGTGGTTTGACTGATGTCGCAGAAATCAAAGGGCACAGAAGAACTTATATCGGCGCATTGCCGGGAAGAGTTATtcaagctttgaaaaagtgtCAAACCCAAAATCCTCTCATCCTAATCGATGAAATCGATAAAATTGGCCACGCCGGTATCCACGGAGACCCTTCTGCTGCTTTATTAGAAGTTTTGGACCCTGAGCAAAATAACAACTTTTTGGACAACTATCTGGATATCCCTATTGATCTTTCTAAAGTTCTATTTGTCTGCACAGCCAACACCTTGGACACCATTCCTCGTCCATTGCTAGATCGTATGGAAGTCATCGAGCTTACAGGATATGttgctgaagaaaaggtAAAGATTGCCGAACAATATTTGGCCCCAAATGCAAAAACTACTGCGGGTCTCGAGAACACCAATGTTGAGTTGACCGAAGACGCAATCAAGGTGTTGATGAAGCGCTATTGTAGAGAGAGCGGTGTCagaaacttgaagaagcacaTTGAGAAAATTTATCGTAAGGCAGCATTGAACGTGGTCAAGCAATTGAGCATTGAGGACACCCCACGTCCAGATGAGGTTACTGAAGAGGGAAAAGctgtcaagaaagataatAAGAATGACGAAAAAGTGGACGGAATTGAGGTTGAAAAGACAAACGATAGCGAGGAGGCTTTAAAGATTCCTGACACTGTCAAACTCGAAATAACGGCGGATAACCTAAAAGATTACGTGGGTCCTCCAGTGTACACAACAGACAGATTGTACGAAACAACTCCACCAGGTGTAGTCATGGGACTGGCCTGGACGAGTATGGGTGGATGTTCGCTATATGTCGAATCGGTTCTGGAACAACCACTCCACGACTGTAAGCAAGCATCATTCGAGCGTACCGGTCAACTTGGAGACGTCATGAAGGAATCATCCCGTTTAGCGTACTCATTTTCCAAGATGTTCTTGTCGAAGAAATTCCCAGAGAACAGATTTTTCGAGAAGGCATCGATTCATCTCCATTGTCCCGAAGGAGCTACTCCGAAGGATGGGCCATCTGCCGGTGTCACAATGGCAACTTCCTTCCTATCTTTGGCCCTGGATAAGCCAATCGATCCCGCAGTCGCCATGACCGGTGAATTGACACTCACTGGTAAAGTCCTACGTATCGGAGGTCTAAGAGAGAAAGCAGTCGCTGCAAAGAGGTCCGGTGCTAAGACTATCATATTCCCAAAGGACAATCTAAGTGATTGGGAAGAATTACCAGACCACGTCAAAGAAGGTCTAGACCATCTAGCTGCGGATTGGTACGAAGATGTCTTCCAAAGACTATTTTCCGGTGTTTCCAACACCGAAGGGAATACAGTTTGGAAGTCCGAATTCGAGAAGATCGACGCCAAGAAAGACAAATCAGACTAG
- the RFT1 gene encoding glycolipid translocation protein (similar to Saccharomyces cerevisiae RFT1 (YBL020W); ancestral locus Anc_8.166): MEKKPRLKVSSGDQILEKSTKGATFLMMGQLFTKLITFVLNNVLVRFLSPRIFGITAFLDFIVGTVLFFSREAIRLSTLRIKDHDDEESISSEDSKGRSDVLQTAVNFAHISMRIGVPLSIVLITWQYRNISNYFIGLPYFTWSIFLIWLSIIVELLSEPLFIVNQFMLNYGKRSQFESISVTVGCLLNCAVILAFEKSWFFSASDKSESSREGVAILAFALGKLGHSATLLLCYYSDYLRTFAPKKTFSLRLTKISTGNSKRDYYFQHDISEHFKKVYFQLCFKHLLTEGDKLIINSLCTVEEQGIYSLLSNYGSLITRLLFAPIEESLRLFLARLLANERTKNLKLSMEVLLNITRFYIYLSLLILIFGPINSSFLLQFLIGSKWSTTSVLDTIRVYCFYLPFLAMNGIFEAFFQSVASGDQILNHSYLMMVFSGVFLASSWLLIEHFDLSINGLIFSNIINMTLRLTYCARFINKFYKDLFTESSSFFFSFRNFKGLTVLSTVVWIVDWWVIGFVKNFHQFFLNVALAAFLLSVILVKERKSLKELFGKNRMSNTKNV, translated from the coding sequence atgGAGAAAAAACCACGTCTTAAGGTCTCTTCTGGGGATCAGATCCTGGAAAAATCTACAAAGGGAGCTACTTTTCTTATGATGGGCCAATTGTTCACCAAGCTAATTACATTTGTGCTCAATAACGTGCTGGTGCGATTTCTGTCCCCCAGGATCTTTGGAATCACTGCATTCTTGGACTTTATTGTTGGTACTGTGCTGTTCTTTAGTAGAGAGGCGATCCGGTTATCCACTCTTAGAATAAAAGATCATGACGACGAGGAGAGTATTTCTAGTGAAGATTCCAAGGGCAGGTCCGATGTTTTACAAACCGCTGTGAATTTTGCTCATATTTCAATGCGGATTGGTGTACCTTTATCAATCGTTCTGATTACGTGGCAATATAGAAACATAAGCAATTATTTCATTGGCTTGCCGTATTTCACATGGTCCATCTTCCTTATTTGGCTAAGTATCATTGTGGAGTTGCTCAGTGAGCCTTTGTTTATTGTAAACCAGTTCATGTTGAACTATGGGAAAAGGTCGCAGTTTGAGAGTATTTCGGTGACAGTTGGATGCCTATTGAACTGTGCTGTGATCCTAGCGTTCGAAAAATCATGGTTCTTTTCCGCAAGCGATAAGTCAGAAAGCTCTAGAGAAGGTGTTGCCATCTTAGCATTCGCATTGGGCAAATTAGGACACTCTGCTACGCTCCTTCTATGTTACTACTCTGATTACTTGAGAACGTTTGCGCCCAAGAAGACGTTCAGTCTTCGCTTGaccaaaatatcaacaggTAACTCTAAAAGAGATTATTATTTCCAACATGACATTTCTGAGCACTTTAAGAAGGTTTACTTTCAACTTTGCTTCAAGCATCTCCTTACGGAAGGCGATAAGTTGATCATTAACTCTTTGTGCACAGTGGAAGAGCAAGGTATATACTcgcttctttcaaattacGGTTCATTGATCACTAGACTACTGTTTGCGCCTATAGAGGAATCTCTCCGTTTATTCCTGGCGAGATTACTAGCCAATGAAAGGACGAAAAATCTAAAACTCTCGATGGAAGTTCTACTCAACATTACAAGATTTTACATTTATCTTTCATTGTTGATCCTCATTTTTGGTCcaatcaattcatccttCCTATTGCAATTCTTAATAGGCTCTAAATGGTCTACGACCTCAGTTCTCGATACTATTCGTGTTTATTGCTTCTATCTGCCATTTTTAGCAATGAACGGTATATTCGAAGcattcttccaaagtgtCGCCTCTGGTGATCAAATTCTGAACCATTCATACTTGATGATGGTGTTCTCAGGTGTTTTTCTTGCTAGCTCCTGGCTACTCATTGAACACTTTGATTTGTCGATAAACGGATTGATTTTTAGtaacatcatcaatatgACGTTACGTTTAACCTATTGTGCGCGCTTCATTAACAAGTTCTACAAGGACTTATTCACCGAATCATCatcgttcttcttcagtttccGTAATTTCAAGGGACTCACCGTACTGAGTACTGTCGTGTGGATAGTAGATTGGTGGGTCATTGGAtttgtcaagaatttccaccaattcttcctcaatgTGGCCTTGGCAGCATTCCTACTCTCAGTCATTCTGGTCAAAGAGAGGAAATCATTAAAGGAACTGTTCGGGAAGAACAGGATGTCAAATACAAAGAATGTATAG
- the APN2 gene encoding DNA-(apurinic or apyrimidinic site) lyase APN2 (similar to Saccharomyces cerevisiae APN2 (YBL019W); ancestral locus Anc_8.165), producing the protein MSKTPPISLARDDTTMRLVTFNVNGLRTLFHYQPFSDLNQSLEKVFDYFDSDIITLQELKTDRPSITKWGKVPGFYSFISIPQAKRGYSGVGCWVRILPDDHPMAEALKVTKAEEGITGLLSIKTGKSSTSYRDDPNIGIGGYESLGLDDEDESEGLKLDSEGRCVMIELACNIIVINVYCPANSGLSAEGSAFRMKYLKVLFKRIRNLSEMGKRVILMGDVNVCRDLIDHAEGLEQASIRIGDGVSGSKIESKHRDACEQFIINPDTPHRRMLNQMLADSILPEFAEGGILLDTTRLIQGRDRLKAYTVWNTLKNSRPVNYGSRIDFILASKSLKTNVTSADILPEVTGSDHCPVYADFDLRDLMSDIKPIDFKVPKFEARYKYGLMHKNVLEMFGKGGNGQTAAASHKRNKVDKKVPTRRPKAIDNFFESTRKPKVNFIVDQHSTASDMPVETVKTLIMPGAETPVKSMFGEAPLCKHGLKAIQRTSRTPSNPGRKFWICKLPKGSSDDESSSCGFFQWA; encoded by the coding sequence ATGAGTAAGACACCGCCCATTAGTCTTGCTAGGGATGATACTACTATGAGATTGGTGACATTCAATGTCAATGGACTGCGCACTTTATTCCACTATCAGCCATTTTCTGATCTTAACCAATCGCTGGAGAAAGTATTCGACTATTTTGACTCTGACATCATAACTCtacaagaattgaaaaCTGATCGACCTTCTATCACGAAGTGGGGGAAAGTTCCAGGGTTCTACTCTTTTATCTCCATCCCTCAGGCTAAAAGAGGTTACTCTGGGGTTGGATGTTGGGTAAGAATTTTGCCGGATGATCATCCAATGGCTGAAGCACTCAAAGTAACCAAGGCCGAAGAGGGAATCACCGGTCTTTTATCAATCAAGACAGGAAAGTCGTCGACTAGCTACCGAGACGACCCAAATATTGGAATTGGCGGCTACGAATCGCTCGGccttgatgatgaagacgagAGTGAAGGTCTGAAATTAGATTCGGAAGGTCGATGTGTCATGATCGAATTGGCTTGCAACATAATAGTTATCAATGTCTATTGCCCAGCAAATTCGGGACTCTCAGCTGAAGGAAGCGCCTTTAGAATGAAGTACCTAAAGGTCTTGTTCAAGCGCATAAGAAACCTATCGGAAATGGGTAAGCGAGTAATACTAATGGGAGATGTCAACGTTTGCAGAGACTTGATTGACCATGCGGAAGGGTTAGAACAGGCTTCAATAAGAATTGGTGACGGTGTCTCAGGCAGCAAAATTGAATCCAAACATAGAGATGCATGCGAACAATTTATCATCAATCCTGACACACCACACCGGCGTATGTTAAACCAAATGCTTGCAGATTCGATATTACCAGAGTTTGCTGAGGGCGgcattcttcttgatacAACAAGGCTAATTCAAGGTCGAGACCGACTAAAAGCGTACACCGTCTGGAACACGTTAAAAAATTCGAGGCCAGTGAATTATGGCTCAAGAATCGACTTTATACTTGCCAGCAAATCATTAAAGACTAACGTCACATCGGCAGATATTCTGCCCGAGGTTACAGGTTCAGATCACTGCCCTGTTTATGCAGATTTTGACTTACGAGATCTGATGAGCGATATAAAACCTATAGACTTCAAAGTTCCAAAATTCGAGGCAAGATATAAATATGGACTGATGCACAAGAACGTCCTCGAGATGTTTGGGAAAGGCGGCAATGGGCAAACAGCCGCAGCGTCGCACAAGAGGAATAAAGTTGATAAGAAGGTACCTACAAGGCGGCCAAAGGCAATCGataatttctttgaatcaacTAGAAAACCAAAAGTTAACTTTATCGTCGACCAGCACTCGACAGCGTCCGACATGCCAGTGGAAACAGTGAAAACTCTGATCATGCCAGGGGCTGAAACGCCAGTCAAAAGTATGTTTGGAGAAGCTCCGCTTTGCAAGCACGGTTTGAAAGCAATACAAAGGACATCGAGGACGCCGTCAAACCCAGGGAGAAAATTTTGGATTTGTAAGTTGCCCAAAGGCTCgtctgatgatgaatcgTCGTCCTGTggattttttcaatgggCGTAA